GCGAAAACATGCGGACCCTGCTAAGCAATCGGGTCGGGTTGGTCGATCATAActaaaacgacaccgttttggagTTTATAGAACcaggccaaaacgacgtcgttcccCTATcctatttaagttaaaaaatttcccaaaaaaatcatttttcctttttttttttttaaaaaatctcccttctctctttttttctttgaaatgttCTTCAGGTCGACCACAGGAGCCGCCGTTGCTCTGCCACAGCCACCGATCGACGGCCACCGCGACCGCTATCCTCAGTGGGCGGACTTCATGAAAAAGGCCTATTTTGGCCGTTTTGTTTCCCTCAGCCCAGATATGAGGCAAAAACCTctgaaaaccaaaaaaagaCCAAAAACCTCTCGATTTTTCTGCGTTTCGAAGGGTGCCCAACACTTTCTTTCCTGACTAGGCCTCCGACGAACCAAAAGGCAATTTGGAGGTCTCACGCCAAAAGAACCGTCTTTCATCGAAGACGACGTCCTCGTCCACTCACGGCGGAGGAATATGAAACAGTCTGGTAAGttttttttacccttttttttattttatgtttaaaaaataataataatagattaaaaataaggaaatcacctttgaaattttctttgtattctatttttttgattgctttctctataaaaaaaataatacatgatAGTTATGGCTTTTGTAGCCGAATATTACATtagattattgttttttttttctattttcttttctattgtttctactatttttgccactgtttgtttctttctctttgcaGGTGACGGTGCGCGGTCAACAGCGACGGTTGGAAGCGCACCTCGGGCGGCAAGCACGCTGACATGAGAGGAGTGGCGGTTtctgaatttttgaaaagttcatgTTTGTGGGCCACTGggtctttagtttttttttcattcggGCCATTTGGGCTTGTATTGGGCCTTTTTTATATTTGGGCCGCTTttgtaattgaacttgaattttttattttgtttatttattttttggtttcttATTTGGGCTGGATAAAATTGGGTCTTTACAATAATAATCCTgtcaaaacaaaaagagaaaactataataacttttcataataaaaatttgtttatcaTGGTTAATGTTACCTAAGTGCTACAATGGGACAGTGCCAACTGAAACATGTATAACCAAAAACAAGATAATAACATGCTGGGAAAATTTCAAGATCGATAGAGCTTTaataaaacttgtaactttcactatcactttatttcttctATTCGATAGTGAATTTTCGGTTCTCaattttgataaatgaaaattaGATTGCAGTTTATGGAGAACTTGAAGACTCAAATTCAATGAAAGCATGCAACCTTCTCAGTCTATCAAGTTTAATCTGAACTTTTATTTGGCCAAAAATCTTGAATGCTTCGTAGAGTTGTTCAGATTTTGAACCAATGGCTAAATTACTAGATGTTCGACTCTTGAGTGCTATTCCAACGGATTTATTTTCCGTTCCACTTTTCTACTCTTGAACTGCTATTCGGACAGGTTTAATTGCCGGCAACTTGAACAAAGCATTGTTTTCATCCAAAGCATGCCCCATGTCTTCTTAGGAAGAACGTTGGTTGGCACATCATGTTGTGTCCTACTCGAAACAATAGCCGGAAGGTCTTCAATAGCAAAAATTGGTTCATCATGTTGCGTTGAATCTGAAACAGATGATAGACCTTCATTGATACCAACAGTTTCCACTTCATTCTGTGTCGAGCTCGGAACAGGCACATCTTCGATATGAATAGGTGGAACATCATGCTGTTTCGGACTCGAAACAGCAATGGGAACATCAGCATTTGGAACATCTTCGATATGAAGAGTTGACATGTCACATTGTGTCAAATTCGAAATAGAATTTGGAACATTTTCTATATGAAAAGTTGGCACATCTTATTGTACCGGAGTCAAAACAGTAATTGAAACATATTctgttggggatcgacccgtataaacaaacaaaaaaaagtagaaaaaatcgaacacattttattttatgtggaaaactcttctgaagaggataaaaaccacggATTAATGAGACTTCATCTTTTcactaaatgaataaataagcgAGAGtataatatagataaaataaacctaaatgaaCTAAAGGTACAAATCCATACCCCGAAAACAAAACCCCAATTTTCATAGAGTTCTCTATTCATCTGCGACTACATCTTGTCgcccccaaaagaaaagttttgTAGTACATCTTTAATTGTCTTCTCGAAACAAGGATACAAGACtcctttaaataggctaagtTTAAAGGGCTAAAACGACTAAAATATTCCTAAAATAGTCAGAGTTCGATTGAGAAAAGATAGTAGAGTTTAACCAGGAGAAGAACCCAGTTTTTGTGGGAAACACATTGCCACGTCATAACGTCCCCATTCGCGTCATCACGACATCGAACATTGGGAAGCTTCTCGTCATGACGTTGCCAACTGATTTTAGTGTTGCGATACTGAAGTCCTTGTGTCGCGATACGGGCTGTGTTAAGTACCTGCAAACTGTTCGACAAATACGAGGCACAGCTCACATATTCGGTAAGAAGGATTGACACACCATTTTGTGTCGAACTTGAAACAGCGGTCAGGACGCCTTTAACAGAGAGTGATTGAAGAACTTTTTATAGGATCAGTTATCGAACTAAAAACAACAGTTGGAAAATCTTTGATAAGAAGAGCACTTCCCTTTTCAATCTCATcaagaaatttgaaaatatcaTTGGAGATGAAATAACTATTGATTGTTTCCATCTGTGTAAAGATGAAAGGCTGATTGAACTTGATAATCATTTCGTTCTTTATAGTAAAAGTGCTAGTTACCACAACAAAAACACTACCATCTGTGATAAACTGTGAATCGCAAGAAACAATATCATATTGCTTACAATCCAAATAAGACAAAACATGTTTCCTGATTTCTTCTATGGAGGTAAAGCTGATCATGGCACCATCAAGTCCAAACTGGCTAATCATGCCGTAATCatgataaatttgtaaatttcttTTGGAGAATCACTGAGGAGGAGATAGTATCAGTTCAGTTGCGACTACTTGTGGGGTCAAAAGAGAAATTTGGCTTTGCATTAGCTATGAATTACCATCAGAGAAGAAATTATTCGGAAATCTCTTTTGGAGAATTCGGGAAGAAAAGATGGTATCAGTTCACAAATGCAATAACCACCTTTTCTAGAGAATTGcagaaaaagagagagtatCAATTTACGAATGCAGTAATCCTAGGaggttaaaagaaaattttacctttgCCTTCGAGTTTGAAATCGGATTTGGggttttgaatttcgagttttgtatttgtttatgtttaatgattataattaatatattcttttaacaaataaaattatttatatttatttttaaaccctttaatattttttattttacacaaatGATCTTATTAATAACTAAGAGTGCATGAGATTCATGTACCCCTAgactgaaaaaattaaaaaagaaagaaagaaagaaaaaacagtaAAGCTGGATTGTTGTTTTCACACATTAACCGCACAACACAACCGAACTTAGATATCATTCACAAACATTAATAAAATGGTTACTAAACAACACCCAAATGCCAGAATCACACAATGAAATCCAACTTGAATTGCCTAACAATGATTCAACAAAGAgaaacattaaaaacattatgCAAATAATACTTGAATTGAAGACGGCTAGGATGAGCGAAGCGGCTCACCTTGCCAAGCCCAAACAATGTCCTTCAGTGCTGGTCTAACATCCTGTTGAAACATATTTCGAAACTCCAATGTATCACCACAGGATTTCCTCAGCTCCACTAAGTGGAAAGATGGGGTAAACTCAAATATCTCGGCATCAATAGCCAATGCGCCTTTTCGACCTCCGTTGGATCCTTCCATTTTCATTAGCCCTCCATGCTTCTTAACTTTCAACTTCAAGTTTTGAGCAATGTCCTCTAGTTTAGATGTTATGGCAGAGAACGTATGTGTCGACGTAAATTGCACTTCCTTCTTCTCGTCATTTTCCACAAATAGTCCGGACAAATCGAATCCACTCGATAAAGAAATGATGTCGAAGGCATTCAAATTAGTTACCTTAGCCATGTCTTTCTTTGCTTCAAATGCATTGGACTTAGTCTCAGAACTAAAAGCTGCATCGATATCGGCTGGAACCAACACTTTTTCAACTTTACTCTGAATTGGTTTCGAGTTAAACCCTTTTCTGAACCACGGATTTGTCATTATTTTCGCGATTGAAATCCTAGCTTTTGGATTCGGATTGAGGATTCTTGACAGCAGCTTGGTCACTTCAGGTGAAAACCAATTAGGAAATTTGTACTCTGCCTTGCTTATTTTCCTATAGATTGCTATTAGATTCGAATCATGAAATGGCAGATAACCAGCAAGCATAACATAGAGGATCACCCCACAAGACCAGATATCGGCTTTGGCTCCATCATAACCCTTTCGGTTTATAACTTCAGGCGCTACATAAGCAGGGGTTCCACAACTTGTGTGGAGTAACCCGTCTTGATGCTTAGACTCTGCAAGCGCACTCAAACCGAAATCCGACACTTTAAGAATTCCATTTTCATCCAGGAGTAAGTTTTCCGGCTTCAGATCCCGATGATAAACGCCTCTGCTGTGGCAAAAATCAACTGCACTGATCAGTTGTTGAAAATACTTCCTTGCCATGTCCTCTCTCAACTTCCCTTTAGATACCTTCTTGAAGAGCTCACCACCTTTGGCATATTCCATAACAAAGTAAATCTTGTTCTTGCTAGCCATCACCTCATAAAGCTCCAGGATATTCGGGTGTTTAACCAGGCTCATAACCGATATCTCCCTCTTGGTTTGGTCCATCATCCCCACTTTCAAAACCTTCCCCTTGTCGATGACCTTAACCGCCACACTCTGACTGGTTTTTATATTCCTTGCATAGTAAACCTTGGCAAAGTTTCCTTGTCCTAACAATCTTCCGAATTCATACTTATGCATCAACACCTtccctttattttccattctaaaGTTCAAATCTTAACACCCTTAGATAAATTTTTATCTCCTGCAGtaactatatatatgtataacatCTAAAGAGCAGGAGTGGCTATAACCGGAGTGCTCAACCGTCTTCAACGAGGTCACCCTTCAACATGGCAGAGATTTTACTTTCAACTCTATTTACAATATGAATACAGGGAATGAATTTGCTGTCTGTTGAGCATCCAACATCATCGGGAATGAATGCGGGTAATTCAGAACCGGATACAACTTTATGTGCTTCAAATAAAAAGTTCACAGCATGCAAGCACATCTTTCTGCATTCCCTGGACCTGTCTGGAAGCAGTCTAAATCACACAAAGAGACAAGTCAAGAATGATTTAATCAACAGGAATGCATCATATATATGCGTTCCAAATTCATGCTTCAAAGTAgagaatgaatagaaaaatcAGTTTAAATATTAGAACAAAAccaagatggacaaaaattaaGATATGGAAACAAACTCTTAAAGCTAACACAATATTTCATCAACATAATCAAAGGACTGAAGATATTAAGATAAAGAAATAACAGGTATGGATGGACGACATATACAATGGATCCTAGAGCTAAAtcttgaagagaaaaagaacaTTCTAAGCAAATAAAAGGTAGTTGAGATATGACCAAAAGGCAAagcaaaaacatataaaagaacAGAACATTGTTTTTGGATCACATTTAAAGGTGTGAGCATAGTTTTACAGTTTAAATTCATGTTAGCTTAGATTTTTAGaaggcaaaagaaaaaaaagtaccaAGAGATGAACATGATTCAACAAAGAAACTCAGCCAAAAAATAGAGAAGTAAAGAAAGAAGGAAGAACTCACCtatgaaggaaaaagaagggCTAAACTGAGGAAGATGGACTTTTGAGGAAGTGGTGGAAGGATGGAGATGAAAGACACAATTGTTGCAAGTACAATGAATATATTATGAGATGTAATAATTGATGTTCCTGGTTTTGAGCTATATAAAGAAAGGCTTTGTTATATAAAGTGTGGGTTAAGACAAAAGCCTGTCTTTTCTACTGCAGTCAAAACTGACATGCAAAGCAATggtgaaaaaaaatcataaggcTATTTTGGGGATTCAGTGTCCATTTTTGTTAGaataaacttcaaaatctttctgcttttgcttcaaattttttttctaagaaCGAAAACAAAAGGTCACCCTAAAAGGGGGGAGAAATGGCaggttcttttttctttcaaaaaccaaaccctctttttcttttttcttagtttttcaATAAGGAAGGTTTAAGGCATTAATTGAAGAAAATTGGAACACCATTATTGAACCTACAAAATAGACTCTTGGGGTGTTGGCTCCAAAACTGGTTTGCCATTTAAGGCCACTAGTTCACAGATGACATGAGACATCAGTTGGTGGACAAAATGAAACCCTTGGATTGGAgtcattaaatatttgattgGTGTCAGGTCTTGACAGGGTTGAATGTTCCATAAAATTTTCCTGGACCCCAcatcttaaattttgaaaacgtTTGTACAACACTTTTGTGTGGTTATGGGGTTGGTAGGCCTCCTTGTTGGCCTCAAGGGCTGAACCTTATGATTGCATTTTCCTTTGCATTTCTTCTTTTATCCTTTTCAAAAGAGTCAAGGGAGATAAATAACAAGGCTTGGCATCAACTATTTTTTAACAAGGTTTTAAAAgaacaattttaccaaaatcctttttaaaagagttaaaattcCCCTGGATGTGCACAATTGGTACAGGTAGACCTCACCAATCATGTATATAACTATTCACATAATGTGTATATAGAAATGATCATTGAGGTGGCATTAGCATATTTGCTGAGCAGAATTTGGTGATTGGAAGGTCtggaaataatttatttttggctgGAAGTTGAGTGAAAGTTGCCAACCATTTTTAACTATATTCTGATATGATATGAGCATGccttgaaagcttaaaaattcataattaggaCACTTCATTACTAGCAAACAAAATTAGTAGGTAAGcaacttataaattttttaagccAAAACCGTAATCATAAACCAGCGATCAGATTCTATTTATGTTACATGTTTTGACTTTTTTATAATCCAAGCTGAATCTGGAATCTAAAACTCTTTTTGGTCTCCATTTTTGCTTGCCAAGCTTATTTCAACATTTCTCTCAAATGACTTtagatttcatcatcattttaagCTGTAAAAAAAGACCAAAGTTGTTGTCAATTTGATGGGAAAATTTGGTTTGTTTTTAGCATTCTGTGACGGGATGGGATCAAAGATTGTGATCCCCTGCTCCATATTTATAtcttatcttattattattatagccTTTTATATACAAAGCTGAACATGAAGGGAATATTTCACTCAAAGTCTAAAGTTACATGAGGCACATGATTTCTTACGCTTCCATCAGTCccctgtttttttttaataggaCTGATAATGATtcaatttagattttagatgcatttgtataaaaaaattgtcagttattttgttgtattttttttttttttaaaaattgaaacttaattGAATCAAATATCAAAGATAATTAAACTACTCCGAAATAGCAACTCAtcagttattattattattatttttataaaaaaactttttatatataggtTCAGACCTACTTTCTAAACAGGAACTGAGAAGGCCCCAGCATTGCCTCAAATGAGAATGCTTCCAAATTTAGAGTTTCTTGTTAGCTCAAGCAcataaacaaatacaaactaaaaaaaaacgaCCAAACGGAACTTTCTAAATTCCAACAAGTTTATGTTACTACGGCTCCCTTTTTCTTGAAGCACCGTATCCGAGAATGTGTAAGAACTCTCAAAGGGCTCTCTAGATAAATACAAATGAAGAATCAAGGGCTGAAAAAACAAAACCTGAAGATGCATAAACTTTACTCGGTCCGAAAACAGTTAATCTGGTATTGCTTTTAGTACCTGATTGCTTTAGCAACCTCAAAGAAATGGGCAACATTTTCTTCAGGTGTACCTACTTTAATCCCATGACCGAGATTCAATATATGTTTCCCTTTACCAGCTTTTGTCACAGTATCATGTATCCGATTGGTGATGAAGTCCTTTGAACCGAACAGAACTCCAGGATCAACGTTTCCCTGGACAGCAATATCGTGTCCAAGTCGTCTTCTACCTTCAGCCATGTCAACAGTCCAATCTAAGCTAACTACATCCACACCTGTTAAAGCTAGCCTTTCAAGCAAGCCCCCAGATCCACTTGCATAAAGGATTAGAGGAAGATCCGGATGGGTTTGTTTTACAGCATCTACAATTTGCTTCAAATACGGCAGGCTGAACTCCTCAAAATCCACCGGACTTAGCTCCGTTGCCCAAGAGTCAAATATTTGAACAGCTTGGGCTCCATTGTCAGCTTGGTACCGAATATACTTTGTCATGGAGGTCGCAAATTTCTGAAGCAAAGAATGAAGTACCTGTAGGAGGAAAAGGAGGTCACTTTCACCCCAGTTAATAACATTGTTCACTGGCAAACAGAAAACACTTATGTCGCTATTTAAGATAAGGACTGGTTCcaaaagcaaaaaaacaaacataaaccTTAACTACCTTGGGTTGAGAGAaggccaatttttttatttttgtgaagtTCTTCGATGAACCACCTTCAACCACATATGATGCTAGAGTGAATGGAGCGCCAACAAAACCCAATACTGCAGCTTTGTTATCTACCTGCCAAAAAGAAGGAACGGGGTGAGTCTACACTAGCTTTTGAATTCACTGAAGCATTAAGTTGGCAACAGCATTATCAATCAAGTTCTAAAAGAATTATGCAAGTTCCTTGTATAAAATGGTAGAACAAAACAATTGTAAAATTCAGATAATAGATAAGGGGGTGATGCAAGGGACTGGGAAAGCACTAGGggataaatattttgtattcaATTAGTTATCATTGAAGCAAAATACTGCTGCAGAGACACCTAATGGCAAACCTTTCTGTTTGGGAACATTAAGGTTTACCACCTTCTCTAATTAATCCTATTATTTGTTTGCCTTCTGTATCTAAGAACATTCCGAATGTTCAACTTAGGATGTCAATGTTTTACTAAAGAAAACCAAGCCCTGAAATAATGGGAAATATAAGAAATTCAATTTAGGATGATACTATAAGAAATGTCAATATAGACCTCTTTCTTCAAGATTGTCAATGCTTCACCAACATATGGAACTGACCCCTCGGGACTAAATTCTCTCACTTGATCAACATCAGCAGCAGTGGCTATAGGGTCAAAGATAACTGGACCTTTACCCTTGATAATGTCGAAAGGTATGTTCATCCCTGAGAGAGGAGTGAGAATATCGGAGAATAAAATGACCTGTCACAATATACAATGATTTGATCAAATATAACTTGCATACGCAAAGAGCAACGGGCATATGAGGAGGGGAGAGGGTGGCTCTCTTGATACTCCAAAAAAAAACAggattacaaaataaaatttcttacccCATCTGGcttgaaaacattccatggctgCAGGGAAATCTCAACGACAAGATCAACATTTTCCGATCTTTCACGAAAGGAAGGatatttttcacatattatttGATAGCTCTACAATATGAAACATTCGAAGTAAGACataattgaaaaggaaatggaacatgaaacaaacagaaatgACCTGCTCACTTCTTTGAGATGCAAAAAGGAGATACAAACATTGAAATTACAATAAGAAAAGgtcaaagaaaaaatatctgcatgcatataaatcaaaagtgaaataaaagatGGTATCAAAGCATAAGCCTtgcaaaaagaaacaaaaagtacaacacacacacacacacaaaaaaaagagCACAAATATCAGAAAATACAACATTTCATTTATGCTTAATCTCAGAGAAGCATAAAAGGCATGGTTTTCAGATAACTTAAAAACACGTGGCAAGTTCTTTAGGAAATTTTCTTTCCAAATTATCATGTAATCTACTctcgtttcttttcttctctttctttaatGACTGGATTTTGAATGTATGAGGCTCCTTAAAAGAACACTACGGCTAGGAATTATGATATACTTTGTGCACCTTAGAATCCtcattttgtatattatatagCCTACTTTGATCCTTCTATTAGATTAtcaaaggaaaatataaatgaatctttcttttttctttttcttcaaaaaaggGTTTGATAGCAGAAACTTGAAGCAGACATATTACAGTTTGAGGTATCCAATCTCCAAAGTAAATGcagaacattaaaaaaaaaatgcttttaaaaCCACATTGATTTAAAAACCTGCCTTCATGTACCTCCCTGCTTGCCTCATAAGCCAAACTGGTGGTCTTTCAACATCTTGCCCTCGAACAGCATTGAGCAACAGGGGTTCTGCTAAAGCTTTTGGTTCTACTACAGCCCCTAAATCAGAATTTCACAAGTAAAACTATTAAATCAGCCATTTTCAGCAAAACATAGATAGGGCTCAATAATGCAGTCAGGCCTGATCAAAGAGATTAGTTGAAGAATAAGAATGGTGGAGAATCAATGGTGTGAATGATTCAGCTAAGTGAAATATGCTATGCTTGCATACAAGGGGATGCGATGCAAATGTACGGAAACTATATATCATGCTGAAATCAGACAGAACAAAGGTAATTTCAACCAGATTAATACTGTTTATACTTTTCAACCAATCATCAACAGAAACATGCCACAATAGAACTAAATTGCATGATCATGATCATGCATTGGTATCAAGCACGCTATTGTTATATAACCAGTAAAAATAACGAACAATGACAGACACGAAGATGGAAGAAAATCAATTCCAGTTTTTCCTTTGATTTTTCccaagaagaataaaaaaaggaacagaaaagaaaagccCCCAATGGCTTTCAATGCTATGGTTGTTCTCATTTGCAAGCAGGCCATTGTCCAATGTCTCATCAAAGCATagctaacataatttaattttcaactaTAATTAACCATTCCCACTACTTCATCAGAAAATTATACACAATTAACTAATCACCATTCACCATCATATCTAACAATGGCTGCTAATTTTCACATCTGATATTAGCTCATCGATAATTTCAAGCAACTTTTCACATAGAAACCCAGACTAGAAATGGGATTCATTCACTTAAAAACATATTTGCATCTCAACTAGCCTCATAAACTCATAACTAAAACACATTAAATAACCCAATCCGGCTAGAGGTTTTCATGCTTGAGCTCCTAATTTTATAACGTTCCAAAATTTTGACTTGCCAGAAAAACCAGGAAATCCAAATCAAATAACACAGTAGTAATCTTAAGattgaaaataaagttgaaattaaaaggaaaagaaaacagaaGAGTACCACCAAGAGAGCATTGGATGAATCTGCGCTTACGATTGGAAAAAGATGAACTTTTTGAAGGGACAACGAGAGAAGCAGTAAAAGAAGAAACTGAGGTACAAGACATTATTTTTGGTTCCAATTAGAATTGCCTGACAAAGTTTCAGTGTTAGAGTTTGATTTTGAAGATGGGTCTCAACTCTCAACTCATCTATTAAGAGCTTGTTTCATTGCTGCTGGGTCTTTGACAGGGAATTAGAGTTTAGATAGAAAAAAAGATAAGGAAATGGTAAAATGTAATCTTTTAAAGAAATGTCCCAAAGTCGTGTCGTCTCCTTTTGCCACCTCAACTTTACTGTTGGCCAATGCCATacccattattttattattattttgacccttttttataaataaaaaaattgtcattttaatttttacactaaaaggaaaaaaacaatcAATCCCGAAACCCAAATCTCTCGAAACAACTTGCTGAGTTCTGTCTGTGCCTTGGCCATTTTCAGACAACCTGCAAAGTTAAAGTTTTTTGTTCAAACAATTTTCAAGACCCTTCCCCAAGATCTTTTCCTACAAAAATGAAACGTAAGAAATGGTCAGAGCTTGAAGAACAAACCCTTTTGTCCAAATACTCTGATCTTCTCAATTCAGGAACTTTATCCAAGCTCAAAACCAGAGAGAAAAAGTTCAAGCCCATAGCTGATCATGTTAACTCGGTTCATCATCTTCAAGATCCCATTACTTTTCCTTTCAAATGGTCTTGGCGAGATGTGTCTATTAAGGTTCAAAACATGAGGCACCAGTATTTAGGGGTGAAGCAGAAGATTAGGATTTCAAAGGACGAGTTTAATTGGAAAGATGGTGAGAACCATTGGGAAAACTTTTTGAAGTATAAAGAGGTTTTCGGTGATGTGGAACTTGAagtaaaaggaaagaaagggaTTGAAAGTAATGGTAATGGGAGTGATTTGTTTGAGGATTGTTGTGACTTGGGGTTTGCAATTGATAGTGAGGATTTCGAGGAGGAAGAGGAAGATGATGGTGTTGGTGGGGATGGAGATGGGGATGATGGTGGCGATGAGAAGCTGGGGCCTGAGGGTGAGTTTGGAGGGGAGAGGGAATTTGGTGATATTGGTATTTCTCGTGTTAGAAAATCAAGTAAAGGTGTAGGAGGAAGCAAGGGTTTTGGATTGCTTGGAACACAAGTATTGGAGTTGAGAGATGGGGTGGTGAGGAGGGAAGAGAAAAGGAAGGAAAGAGAGTTTGCAAGAGAGAAAGTTGAGATGGAGAGGGAGCATAAGAGGAGGGAAGTGGAGTTTGGGAAAGAAAAGCTATGGAGTGAGAGGGAGGAGAGGATGGAGGATTGGGAAATGGAGTTGGAGGAAAGGGAGCTATTTTGGGCTAGGAAGGAAGGTGAAAGAAGATTGAGGTTAGAGAAGGAATTGGATGAGGAGAGGAGGAAGAGGAGGGAAATGGAAGAAAAGCTCGAAGAGGAGGCGATGGAGTGGAGGGAGAGGCTGTTGGGATTGCAAATTGAACATGAGAAAGCAATGATGCAAATGCATATGGAAGCATGCCAGAACCAAATGCAGATTCTCGGGGTTATGGCTAGGCTTTTTTGTCAGTTTTATGGTTCAGCAAATGATGGTTTAGCAGCTGGTTTAGGAGGTTTGCCTCCTCAAGTTTTACAAAATTTGCAGCATCCCGGAGGATTAGGTGATAATGGGAAGCCTGATTCCAGTTCTCCATCTGAGTTCATCTAGAGTATGATTTAATCACTTCCTGTGAATAGTAATGTTGTTGAAGCCCTAATAAAGTGTaaagttaattgagttttaTTAGCAAATTGAATGTTTGTATGATAGCTTGATTGAATGGGATGTTACTGTCAACTTCAGTTTCCTTGATTCTTTTTTATGGTACAAAATCatgcaaatttttgttttaagggTGATGTTAACTTAGTTTGATGTTTCTTTGGAGTTTGATGTTCTTT
This sequence is a window from Gossypium raimondii isolate GPD5lz chromosome 5, ASM2569854v1, whole genome shotgun sequence. Protein-coding genes within it:
- the LOC105770456 gene encoding CBL-interacting protein kinase 18, with amino-acid sequence MENKGKVLMHKYEFGRLLGQGNFAKVYYARNIKTSQSVAVKVIDKGKVLKVGMMDQTKREISVMSLVKHPNILELYEVMASKNKIYFVMEYAKGGELFKKVSKGKLREDMARKYFQQLISAVDFCHSRGVYHRDLKPENLLLDENGILKVSDFGLSALAESKHQDGLLHTSCGTPAYVAPEVINRKGYDGAKADIWSCGVILYVMLAGYLPFHDSNLIAIYRKISKAEYKFPNWFSPEVTKLLSRILNPNPKARISIAKIMTNPWFRKGFNSKPIQSKVEKVLVPADIDAAFSSETKSNAFEAKKDMAKVTNLNAFDIISLSSGFDLSGLFVENDEKKEVQFTSTHTFSAITSKLEDIAQNLKLKVKKHGGLMKMEGSNGGRKGALAIDAEIFEFTPSFHLVELRKSCGDTLEFRNMFQQDVRPALKDIVWAWQGEPLRSS
- the LOC105770458 gene encoding uroporphyrinogen decarboxylase isoform X4 is translated as MSCTSVSSFTASLVVPSKSSSFSNRKRRFIQCSLVEPKALAEPLLLNAVRGQDVERPPVWLMRQAGRYMKSYQIICEKYPSFRERSENVDLVVEISLQPWNVFKPDGVILFSDILTPLSGMNIPFDIIKGKGPVIFDPIATAADVDQVREFSPEGSVPYVGEALTILKKEVDNKAAVLGFVGAPFTLASYVVEGGSSKNFTKIKKLAFSQPKVLHSLLQKFATSMTKYIRYQADNGAQAVQIFDSWATELSPVDFEEFSLPYLKQIVDAVKQTHPDLPLILYASGSGGLLERLALTGVDVVSLDWTVDMAEGRRRLGHDIAVQGNVDPGVLFGSKDFITNRIHDTVTKAGKGKHILNLGHGIKVGTPEENVAHFFEVAKAIRY
- the LOC105770458 gene encoding uroporphyrinogen decarboxylase isoform X2; this translates as MSCTSVSSFTASLVVPSKSSSFSNRKRRFIQCSLGAVVEPKALAEPLLLNAVRGQDVERPPVWLMRQAGRYMKSYQIICEKYPSFRERSENVDLVVEISLQPWNVFKPDGVILFSDILTPLSGMNIPFDIIKGKGPVIFDPIATAADVDQVREFSPEGSVPYVGEALTILKKEVDNKAAVLGFVGAPFTLASYVVEGGSSKNFTKIKKLAFSQPKVLHSLLQKFATSMTKYIRYQADNGAQAVQIFDSWATELSPVDFEEFSLPYLKQIVDAVKQTHPDLPLILYASGSGGLLERLALTGVDVVSLDWTVDMAEGRRRLGHDIAVQGNVDPGVLFGSKDFITNRIHDTVTKAGKGKHILNLGHGIKVGTPEENVAHFFEVAKAIRY
- the LOC105770458 gene encoding uroporphyrinogen decarboxylase isoform X3; protein product: MSCTSVSSFTASLVVPSKSSSFSNRKRRFIQCSLGVEPKALAEPLLLNAVRGQDVERPPVWLMRQAGRYMKSYQIICEKYPSFRERSENVDLVVEISLQPWNVFKPDGVILFSDILTPLSGMNIPFDIIKGKGPVIFDPIATAADVDQVREFSPEGSVPYVGEALTILKKEVDNKAAVLGFVGAPFTLASYVVEGGSSKNFTKIKKLAFSQPKVLHSLLQKFATSMTKYIRYQADNGAQAVQIFDSWATELSPVDFEEFSLPYLKQIVDAVKQTHPDLPLILYASGSGGLLERLALTGVDVVSLDWTVDMAEGRRRLGHDIAVQGNVDPGVLFGSKDFITNRIHDTVTKAGKGKHILNLGHGIKVGTPEENVAHFFEVAKAIRY
- the LOC105770458 gene encoding uroporphyrinogen decarboxylase isoform X1, whose amino-acid sequence is MSCTSVSSFTASLVVPSKSSSFSNRKRRFIQCSLGGAVVEPKALAEPLLLNAVRGQDVERPPVWLMRQAGRYMKSYQIICEKYPSFRERSENVDLVVEISLQPWNVFKPDGVILFSDILTPLSGMNIPFDIIKGKGPVIFDPIATAADVDQVREFSPEGSVPYVGEALTILKKEVDNKAAVLGFVGAPFTLASYVVEGGSSKNFTKIKKLAFSQPKVLHSLLQKFATSMTKYIRYQADNGAQAVQIFDSWATELSPVDFEEFSLPYLKQIVDAVKQTHPDLPLILYASGSGGLLERLALTGVDVVSLDWTVDMAEGRRRLGHDIAVQGNVDPGVLFGSKDFITNRIHDTVTKAGKGKHILNLGHGIKVGTPEENVAHFFEVAKAIRY